From the Terriglobales bacterium genome, one window contains:
- a CDS encoding AI-2E family transporter, protein MASEEKPAGLGFRTHRSDILFTFGVLLFLWLCWEARDVLMLVYASVLFAVVLNPAIEGIRRIHIGHWWPDRITAILIIIVGVLIIFVLLAIFAIPPVLRDLETFSAAFPQRMAGVTERIRQLPLMQTFDAAAFEDRIAASLGTPVEILKNMAGLLIALFSWAILTAYFILDGERTFYWFLSFFHEPRRGRVRSIALRAQRRIRHWLVGQGLLMLLLGVTSG, encoded by the coding sequence GACATCCTTTTCACCTTCGGGGTCCTGCTGTTTCTGTGGTTATGTTGGGAAGCGCGAGACGTGCTCATGCTGGTCTACGCCAGCGTGTTGTTCGCGGTGGTGCTGAATCCAGCCATCGAAGGCATCCGCCGCATCCACATAGGCCACTGGTGGCCTGACCGCATCACCGCCATTCTCATCATCATCGTTGGCGTGTTGATCATCTTCGTCCTGCTGGCGATTTTCGCCATTCCTCCTGTGCTTCGTGACCTGGAGACTTTCTCCGCTGCCTTTCCTCAGCGCATGGCCGGCGTAACTGAACGTATTCGCCAACTCCCCCTGATGCAGACGTTCGATGCGGCGGCGTTTGAGGATCGCATTGCCGCGTCCCTCGGCACCCCCGTGGAGATCCTCAAGAATATGGCCGGCCTGCTGATTGCCCTTTTCAGTTGGGCAATCCTGACTGCTTACTTCATCCTGGACGGGGAACGCACCTTTTACTGGTTCCTGTCTTTTTTTCACGAACCGCGACGCGGACGAGTGCGCTCCATCGCACTGCGGGCGCAGCGCCGGATTCGTCATTGGCTGGTGGGGCAGGGCTTGCTGATGCTGCTGCTGGGTGTAACCAGCGGAC